The Herpetosiphonaceae bacterium genome includes a window with the following:
- a CDS encoding GntR family transcriptional regulator, whose amino-acid sequence IFTVMEGLELVATRTAAQRLTPADRHHLHELLAAMDQAVESAAHHQWADLNTAFHLAIVRMTDMPMLQEMTARVLDQWDRVRRYYLKDVLVFRLAQAQQEHHAIVQAMLDRDEERLAQVVRAHNQGALAAYTAYLANIAEPASGERRADT is encoded by the coding sequence AGATCTTTACCGTCATGGAGGGCCTGGAGCTGGTCGCCACCCGCACCGCCGCCCAGCGCCTCACCCCCGCCGATCGCCACCACCTGCACGAGCTGCTGGCGGCGATGGATCAGGCGGTGGAGTCAGCAGCGCACCATCAATGGGCCGATCTGAACACCGCGTTTCACCTGGCGATCGTGCGCATGACGGACATGCCGATGCTTCAGGAGATGACCGCGCGGGTGCTGGATCAGTGGGACCGCGTGCGGCGCTACTACCTGAAGGATGTGCTGGTATTTCGGCTGGCGCAGGCGCAGCAGGAGCACCACGCGATCGTGCAGGCGATGCTCGATCGGGACGAGGAGCGGCTGGCGCAGGTGGTACGGGCGCACAACCAGGGCGCACTGGCCGCCTATACCGCGTACCTGGCGAACATCGCCGAGCCTGCGTCGGGCGAGCGCCGTGCCGACACCTGA
- a CDS encoding Gfo/Idh/MocA family oxidoreductase, giving the protein MVEPLRFGILGCGVIGPHHAQAISGLPDDALLVAVADRHRERAEKLAQQHEAAAYTSLADLLRHPELDAVCICTPSGEHAAHVEAVLQAGKHVVVEKPVDVTLEAIDRLRAVRRSTTQKVAVISQHRFDRSTRIVRDAVEHGRFGRLTVGTAQVRWWRSQSYYDSGAWRGTWEQDGGGALMNQSIHTIDLLQWIMGPVIEVTAYTGLLAHERIEVEDTAVAIVRFASGALGIIEGTTAAYPGLTARLEVHGDRGSAIIDSDELLYFHSAASDAEGASYGASGDGNQAHDLLSQSAADPPAAAAGSDPASLSMAHREQIRDFIAAIREDREPLVNIDEGRKAVAIILAIYESARSGRPVRIQ; this is encoded by the coding sequence GTGGTTGAACCTCTACGCTTTGGCATCCTGGGCTGCGGCGTGATCGGCCCGCACCATGCGCAGGCGATCAGCGGTCTGCCGGACGATGCGCTGCTGGTGGCGGTAGCCGATCGACATCGAGAGCGAGCCGAGAAGCTGGCACAGCAGCACGAGGCGGCGGCGTATACCTCGCTGGCCGATCTGCTGCGTCACCCGGAGCTTGATGCCGTCTGCATCTGCACGCCCAGCGGTGAGCACGCCGCGCATGTCGAGGCGGTGTTGCAGGCCGGGAAGCACGTCGTTGTGGAAAAGCCGGTCGACGTGACGCTGGAGGCGATCGATCGGCTGCGCGCTGTGCGGCGCTCCACCACGCAGAAAGTCGCGGTCATCAGCCAGCACCGCTTCGATCGATCCACGCGCATCGTGCGCGATGCCGTCGAGCACGGGCGCTTCGGGCGGCTCACCGTAGGTACGGCGCAGGTCCGCTGGTGGCGCTCACAGTCCTACTACGACTCCGGCGCGTGGCGCGGCACATGGGAGCAGGATGGCGGCGGCGCGCTGATGAACCAGTCGATCCATACGATCGATCTGCTGCAATGGATCATGGGTCCGGTGATCGAGGTCACGGCCTATACCGGCCTCCTGGCCCACGAGCGGATCGAGGTCGAGGATACCGCCGTTGCGATCGTCCGCTTTGCGAGCGGAGCGCTGGGTATCATCGAAGGCACGACCGCGGCCTATCCCGGTCTGACGGCGCGGCTTGAAGTGCATGGCGATCGTGGCTCCGCGATCATCGACAGCGACGAGCTACTCTATTTTCATAGCGCCGCGTCCGACGCGGAAGGGGCAAGCTACGGTGCCAGCGGCGACGGTAATCAGGCACACGACCTGCTCAGCCAATCTGCCGCCGATCCGCCTGCCGCTGCCGCCGGATCAGATCCCGCGAGTCTGTCGATGGCGCACCGCGAGCAGATCCGTGATTTCATTGCCGCGATCCGCGAAGACCGCGAGCCGCTGGTCAATATCGACGAGGGACGCAAGGCGGTGGCGATCATCCTGGCAATCTACGAGTCGGCACGCAGCGGTCGGCCTGTTCGCATCCAGTAG